The following are encoded in a window of Pectinophora gossypiella chromosome 24, ilPecGoss1.1, whole genome shotgun sequence genomic DNA:
- the LOC126377906 gene encoding uncharacterized protein LOC126377906, whose amino-acid sequence MSDRHDSIVTFVKEVEKHPCIYNQTLPEYSNRTETKRAWEEIAKNLQCKESDCREKWRKIRIAFTRSLKQMKSGATGIRPYYLYDHLTFILPFCKTIDEQITQPVSPEESEEEHEDVIYLKTDLEDYSDNLHNSETSDTPMKTVRRHEKYICEDDHKGILKRRRTEHLEDNPRKMFLLSILPDIEAFTDEEMRVFRRKIVTCIDTIMEDRVKQECPPYPF is encoded by the exons ATGAGCGACAGACACGATTCCATTGTGACGTTCGTGAAGGAAGTGGAGAAACATCCGTGCATATACAATCAAACATTGCCTGAGTACTCGAACCGAACAGAAACAAAACGCGCTTGGGAAGAGATAGCGAAAAATTTGCAATGTAAAG AAAGCGACTGCAGAGAAAAATGGCGGAAGATCCGGATTGCGTTCACGAGGTCTCTAAAACAGATGAAATCCGGGGCTACTGGGATAAGACCGTACTATCTATACGACCATCTCACCTTCATCCTGCCTTTTTGCAAAACCATCGACGAACAGATCACCCAACCCGTTTCTCCGGAAGAGTCCGAAGAAGAACACGAAGATGTCATATATCTAAAGACAGACTTAGAGGATTATTCAGATAATTTACACAATTCTGAAACTAGCGATACGCCAATGAAGACAGTGAGACGCCACGAGAAATACATCTGCGAGGATGACCATAAGGGGATActaaaaagaagaagaacagaacATTTAGAAGATAATCCGAGGAAAATGTTTCTGTTAAGCATCTTGCCTGATATAGAAGCGTTTACAGACGAAGAAATGAGGGTCTTCAGAAGGAAGATTGTGACCTGTATCGATACTATTATGGAAGACCGTGTCAAGCAGGAGTGTCCGCCGTATCCGTTTTAA